One Kwoniella pini CBS 10737 chromosome 11, complete sequence DNA segment encodes these proteins:
- a CDS encoding 40S ribosomal protein uS4, which produces MVSAPRKQSKTYKVPKRPYEAARLDAELKLAGEYGLRNKREIWRIQLTLSKIRRAARELLKLDDKDPKRLFEGNALIRRLVRIGVLDDTRMRLDYVLALKTEDFLERRLQTQVFKLGLAKSVHHARVLIRQRHIRVGKQIVNVPSFVVRLDSQKHIDYALHSPYGGGRAGRVKRKRAKASAGGEGGDDAEEDDE; this is translated from the exons ATGGTCTC TGCTCCAAGAAAGCAATCCAAGACCTACAAGGTCCCAAAACGACCCTACGAGGCCGCTCGTCTCGATGCCGAGCTTAAG CTCGCTGGTGAATACGGTCTCCGAAACAAGAGAGAGATCTGGAGAATTCAACTTACCCTCTCCAAG ATCCGAAGAGCTGCCCGAGAGCTTCTTAAGTTGGATGACAAAGACCCCAAGAGACTTTTCGAGGGTAACGCTTTAATCAGAAGACTCGTGCGAATTGGTGTGCTCGATGACACTAGAATGAGACTTGATTACGTGTTGGCTCTTAAAACTGAAGATTTCTTGGAAAGACGATTGCAAACTCAAGTTTTCAAACTTGG ACTTGCCAAATCCGTTCACCACGCTAGAGTCCTTATCAGACAACGACACATCCGAGTTGGTAAACAAATTGTCAACGTTCCTTCTTTCGTCGTCAGACTTGACTCTCAAAAACACATCGACTACGCTCTTCACTCTCCTTACGGTGGTGGTCGAGCAGGTCGAgtaaagagaaagagagcCAAGGCTTCTGCcggtggtgaaggtggtgatgATGCCGAAGAGGATGACGAGTAA
- a CDS encoding 60S ribosomal eL21 domain-containing protein has translation MPHSFGSRARTRHMFSRNFKEHGSPNLTTFLKTYRVGDIVDIKANASQQKGMPHKFYHGKTGIVYNVTARAVGVICYKVVNGRYLEKRVNIRIEHIKHSKCRQEFLDRVKSNAAKKREAKEKGEHVILKRQPAQPRESRHVSINNNLPQTLTARPYETFI, from the exons ATGCCTCACTCATTCGGTTCAAGGGCGAGAACTCGTCACATGTTCTCTAGGAACTTTAAGG AACATGGATCTCCTAACCTTACCACTTTCCTTAAGACGTACCGAGTCGGAGATATCGTTGACATTAAAGCCAATGCTTCTCAACAAAAGGGTATGCCCCACAAAT TCTACCACGGTAAAACTGGTATCGTTTACAACGTTACTGCCAGAGCTGTTGGTGTTATCTGTTACAAAGTAGTTAACGGTAGATACCTTGAAAAGAGAGTTAACATTAGAATTGAACATATTAAACATTCTAAATGTAGACAAGAATTCTTAGATAGAGTTAAATCTAATGCAGCTAAAAAGAgagaagctaaagaaaaGGGTGAACACGTTATTCTTAAAAGACAACCTGCTCAACCAAGAGAATCTAGACACGTCTCTATTAACAACAACCTTCCTCAAACCCTCACTGCCAGACCTT ACGAAACTTTCATTTAA